In one window of Pseudodesulfovibrio sediminis DNA:
- a CDS encoding dihydrolipoyl dehydrogenase family protein, with the protein MTYDLVVIGAGPGGFDCAVEAAHYGLKVALVEKDVLGGTCLNRGCIPTKLWLGATSAIEELHNQAKVKVASGEVVVDFTALQARVQKHLTGTRKAMAMQLKKLGIDLVEGLGSLGETGVVSVETSDGEQQLAYKKLVIATGSKPTFFPGIEPDGDCVLDSDMFLNQEAMPESLIIVGAGFIGLEMAQVAHRFGAKITVIDAMDRVAPLEDPEISKGLQSIFKRWKWDMRLDSRVSGVKTVDGKAQLTLFDGEKIIADKALVAIGRGPVTQGIGLEEKGIELLFHQIQVNEYMEAAPNIYAIGDANGQIQLAHAASHQAQYVAAHAAGKISTPYVSGPVPSVLYGAPEVMRVGALENEAYLMDFETCEVSRAQLAANPMAQAHAFTQGFVKVVWSGGKVVGITAVGHDVSRLVTAATMIVNQGWTADDIHSIIFSHPSLDESLLMALKTERTKIQ; encoded by the coding sequence ATGACTTATGATCTCGTTGTAATTGGAGCAGGCCCCGGCGGGTTTGACTGCGCGGTTGAAGCTGCTCATTACGGCCTCAAGGTCGCGTTGGTGGAAAAAGACGTACTGGGCGGCACCTGCCTCAATCGCGGATGCATTCCCACCAAACTCTGGCTTGGCGCCACTTCCGCCATCGAGGAGTTGCACAACCAAGCCAAGGTCAAAGTGGCGTCCGGCGAGGTCGTCGTCGACTTCACCGCCCTGCAGGCTCGCGTGCAAAAGCACCTGACCGGCACCCGCAAGGCCATGGCCATGCAGCTCAAGAAACTCGGCATTGACCTTGTCGAAGGGCTGGGTTCACTGGGTGAAACAGGTGTTGTCTCCGTGGAAACATCCGATGGCGAACAGCAGCTTGCATACAAGAAGCTGGTCATCGCAACCGGCTCCAAGCCGACCTTCTTCCCCGGCATCGAACCTGACGGCGACTGTGTGCTTGATTCAGACATGTTTCTCAATCAGGAAGCCATGCCCGAGTCGCTCATTATCGTGGGCGCGGGATTCATCGGTCTTGAGATGGCACAGGTCGCCCACCGCTTCGGTGCGAAGATCACCGTCATCGACGCCATGGATCGCGTGGCTCCGCTGGAGGACCCGGAAATCTCCAAGGGATTGCAATCCATCTTCAAGCGGTGGAAATGGGATATGCGGCTGGACAGCCGTGTCTCCGGCGTCAAGACCGTGGACGGCAAGGCGCAGTTGACGCTCTTTGATGGAGAAAAAATCATTGCGGACAAGGCGCTTGTAGCCATTGGACGTGGCCCGGTCACCCAAGGCATCGGCCTTGAGGAAAAAGGCATCGAACTGCTGTTCCATCAGATTCAGGTCAATGAATACATGGAAGCCGCACCGAACATCTATGCCATCGGCGACGCCAACGGCCAGATTCAACTGGCCCATGCCGCGTCGCATCAGGCCCAGTATGTGGCAGCCCATGCCGCTGGCAAGATATCGACCCCCTATGTCTCCGGGCCGGTGCCCAGCGTGCTCTACGGAGCTCCCGAAGTCATGCGCGTTGGCGCACTTGAAAACGAAGCATACCTGATGGACTTCGAAACCTGCGAAGTGTCCAGGGCACAGCTCGCGGCCAATCCCATGGCACAGGCCCATGCCTTCACCCAGGGATTCGTCAAGGTCGTCTGGTCCGGCGGAAAAGTGGTCGGCATCACAGCCGTCGGTCACGATGTCTCCCGTCTGGTGACCGCAGCAACAATGATCGTGAACCAGGGGTGGACTGCGGATGATATCCATTCGATCATCTTCTCGCACCCATCTCTGGATGAATCCCTGCTCATGGCGCTGAAAACGGAAAGGACGAAAATCCAATGA